From a region of the Apteryx mantelli isolate bAptMan1 chromosome 20, bAptMan1.hap1, whole genome shotgun sequence genome:
- the LOC136993798 gene encoding antigen WC1.1-like, with protein MHHAKAAVTSESRSKPGAFYGPISPGSNGHQWDHGDPSGKGVSSQKAVRQGSKGLKSIDPVLLWVGEGCCGGEAGGGRCAGRVEVKHQGQWGTVCDIGWDMKDTAVVCKQLGCGSALEAPQDGRFGPGSGQIWLSGLECQGTETALSECEHDDWSKDYCTHGLDAGVVCSGFVQLVGGDSPCSGCVEIRDGDQWRTVCDSHFGLEAADVICRELQCGTVLSIPGAAHFGEGVGAIWDEELQCVGNESLLSSCPRMVQAGEWQQVFGAGGDPGAGDLGNPL; from the exons atgcaccatgctaaggcagcagtgacctcagaatccagatccaagccagGTGCCTTCTACGGGCCAATCAG CCCTGGGtccaatgggcaccagtgggatcatggggatccctctggaaaaggggtttcatcccagaaagcagtgagacaaggCTCGAAGGGGCTCAAGTCCATtgaccctgtgctgctctgggtgggagaagg gtgctgtggaggtgaggctggaggcgggcgctgtgctgggagagtggaggtgaaacaccagggccagtgggggacggtgtgtgatattggctgggacatgaaagatactgctgtagtttgtaagcagctgggctgtggatctgctctcgAAGCCCCTCAGGATGGACGTTTTGGACCAGGATCTggccagatttggctgagtggtcttgagtgtcaaggcaccgagactgccctgtctgagtgcgAACATGATGACTGGAGTAAAGATTACTGCACTCATGGTTTggatgctggagtggtttgttcag gatttgtccagctggttggaggaGACAGCCCTTGCTCAGGatgtgtggagatcagagatggagaccagtggagaacagtctgtgactcacactttggtctCGAAGCTGCTGatgttatctgcagggagctgcagtgtggcacagtcctgtccatccccggggcagctcactttggagagggggttgGTGCCATCTGggatgaagagctgcagtgcgtggggaatgaatccctcctctcctcctgccccaggat ggttcaggctggtgaatggcagcaggtgttcggggcgggtggagatccaggtgcaggggacctggggaaccctctgtga